A region from the Acanthochromis polyacanthus isolate Apoly-LR-REF ecotype Palm Island chromosome 23, KAUST_Apoly_ChrSc, whole genome shotgun sequence genome encodes:
- the znf219 gene encoding zinc finger protein 219, with translation MDSPPECVLSLSCEQPQSPPTLPSLDHSPQASSPHTQLSLPDSPVVLPIHSPEPSPQSPDTTPYFPLSPFPLHEDNNNNHHDVDEEDDEEGLDGVPPSPTPAVALFPGGGGQEAGCSPRLDSSPPDTPSAPLLGYGALELALSSGQSGNCSDELDLQLFQKDTVPRTLPGVGAASSGPALKFPCHVCGKRFRFQSILSLHARAHSLDRDRRASALYRTGLPSAPLKQHLKIQQNHKDFIPNHRSHSNQRLLPGTLIQHLTEEEDVNGEIQGLDNGLQTDHNPNFLLDDSTPLTPPLTEDPVSVTSPYSSTTGEGASTSIAPTFRCHACKGKFRTASELARHVRILHNPYKCTLCPFSASQEESLASHLQECHPSPDVPALPPAFNSRSIIATPDTPVPTPTHTPAPTPSNPQMTAAATVAAASALPAFRCDTCGQRFTQSWFLKGHMRKHKDSLDHKCQVCGRGFKEPWFLKNHMKVHLNKLGLKAGLGAPGGPGGAEQLSKGSASNQSLNALYSSLLLAQRGGGSRGGQGRSDRETGGRIGMGLSKSAILGYLGLPSDGSGASCMERLQAVAQVAEMGNGGGGGVGSSGGGDPGRGGGTSRGGNTGEPTGNISEGGDQATWWQLVARSLAVAQQQQRPHQRGQHQGQRAAGRSSVITEADQVRAYLGGLNPREETGGTGGPWECPDCGKLFRSLQQVVVHARVHTQRPQKGGGSEEEGSGSRREVGLGRGGEVRQESQLHGGGSQHMGEMRQESKLNSGGSQTGAATGFHSVISSFKGENGLTAVSSIASVPTRERVRGRGIKDCPYCGKAFRSSHHLKVHLRVHTGERPYKCPHCDYAGTQSGSLKYHLQRHHREQRNALSAASNSTSSGLTSTINSLTSGTSGLVKQRRSQLNHCPVNRSPTDAPTSRPGQQSWLLGLPDQREHRKALAALRDVDLETQYRYLSGVMGALYQGGMEGGWIRESPPPKAPKVSRRKPLTTSRMVQPSSDKDGPVASTQEGGFEPLDLSRRTSPGLGGMEEDGSMSIGEVGGGGDSGGDSSSGVKLSQCLFCPFRTSSAELMAMHLQVNHTSKSRRKRGSLTVLEDDGAPKATKPRMDHAELDPLTIWRHASEAESQAPLGEWSSAQAQSLNGLSEHTAEHLEDGPDHPDSMASVSKNVRDSPTLQRKMEGEKEDQEEEFEENLENSSLEDSQDHDLRMSLALSPALSTAGEEERVLTD, from the exons ATGGATTCTCCACCAGAGTGTGTGTTGTCTCTTTCTTGTGAGCAGCCCCAGTCTCCCCCAACACTGCCATCTCTGGACCACAGCCCCCAGGCCTCCTCTCCTCACACCCAGCTCTCTCTACCTGACAGCCCCGTTGTCCTGCCGATTCACAGCCCCGAACCCTCCCCTCAGAGCCCAGACACGACGCCTTatttccccctctctcccttCCCCCTCCACGAGGATAACAATAACAATCACCATGATGTTGATGAAGAAGATGACGAGGAAGGGCTGGACGGTGTTCCTCCATCACCGACCCCTGCAGTGGCTCTGTTCCCAGGTGGAGGGGGACAAGAGGCTGGATGCAGTCCCCGTTTGGACTCCTCTCCACCAGACACCCCATCAGCACCTTTACTTGGGTATGGTGCCCTGGAGCTGGCCCTCTCTTCAGGTCAGAGTGGAAACTGCAGTGATGAGCTAGACCTCCAGCTGTTCCAGAAGGACACGGTTCCCAGGACGTTACCTGGAGTTGGAGCGGCTTCATCGGGGCCTGCGCTCAAGTTTCCCTGTCATGTATGTGGGAAGAGATTCAGATTCCAAAGCATTTTGTCTCTTCACGCACGAGCTCACAGTCTCGACCGAGACCGCAGAGCTTCAGCCCTCTACCGGACCGGACTCCCCTCAGCTCCCCTAAAGCAGCACCTCAAAATCCAGCAGAACCACAAAGACTTCATCCCGAATCACAGAAGTCACTCAAACCAGCGTTTACTGCCAGGTACTCTCATCCAGCATCTCACAGAGGAAGAGGATGTAAATGGTGAGATCCAAGGTCTAGATAATGGCCTGCAGACTGACCACAACCCAAACTTTTTACTGGATGACAGCACACCTTTGACCCCTCCACTTACAGAGGACCCTGTTTCTGTGACCTCTCCCTATTCTTCTACCACCGGGGAGGGTGCATCGACTTCCATAGCGCCTACGTTTCGCTGTCATGCCTGCAAAGGAAAATTCCGCACAGCTTCGGAGTTGGCGCGGCATGTCCGCATTCTCCACAACCCGTATAAATGCACTCTTTGTCCTTTTTCTGCCAGCCAAGAAGAAAGCCTGGCATCTCACTTGCAGGAGTGCCACCCATCCCCTGACGTACCTGCTCTGCCACCAGCCTTCAACTCCAGGTCCATCATTGCAACCCCAGACACTCCAGTGCCCACTCCAACACATACCCCAGCCCCAACACCAAGTAACCCACAGATGACAGCAGCTGCTACAGTGGCCGCCGCCTCTGCACTGCCGGCATTTCGCTGTGATACTTGTGGACAGCGATTTACCCAGTCTTGGTTCCTAAAGGGACACATGCGAAAGCACAAGGACTCCTTGGACCATAAGTGCCAGGTGTGCGGCCGTGGCTTCAAGGAGCCTTGGTTCCTCAAAAACCACATGAAAGTTCATCTCAACAAGCTTGGACTGAAGGCTGGTTTGGGAGCCCCTGGGGGACCAGGAGGTGCTGAGCAGCTGTCTAAAGGCTCTGCTAGTAATCAGTCTCTCAACGCCCTCTACTCAAGCCTGCTTTTGGCTCAGCGAGGAGGCGGCAGCAGAGGTGGACAAGGAAGATCAGATAGAGAAACTGGAGGCAGAATTGGGATGGGCTTGAGCAAGTCAGCTATCCTGGGCTATCTGGGTTTGCCAAGTGATGGCAGTGGGGCCAGCTGCATGGAAAGACTTCAAGCAGTTGCACAGGTGGCAGAAATGGGAAACGGTGGGGGTGGTGGCGTCGGCAGTTCAGGAGGAGGGGACccaggaagaggagggggaacGTCTAGAGGAGGAAATACAGGTGAGCCTACAGGAAACATTTCAGAAGGAGGGGACCAGGCTACTTGGTGGCAGCTGGTGGCTCGCAGCCTGGCAGtagctcagcagcagcagaggcctCATCAGCGAGGCCAACATCAAGGCCAGAGAGCAGCAGGTCGAAGTTCGGTGATCACAGAGGCCGACCAAGTCAGGGCCTACCTCGGAGGCCTCAATCCAAGAGAAGAGACCGGAGGAACAGGAGGCCCTTGGGAATGCCCAGACTGTGGAAAGCTATTCCGCAGCCTGCAGCAGGTGGTAGTTCATGCTCGAGTTCACACTCAGAGGCCCCAGAAAGGAGGTGGCAGTGAAGAGGAGGGGAGTGGGAGCCGTAGAGAAGTGGGGctaggaagaggaggagaagtgaGGCAGGAATCTCAGCTACATGGTGGTGGATCCCAACATATGGGAGAAATGAGACAGGAATCAAAACTCAACAGTGGTGGATCACAAACAGGAGCAGCTACCGGGTTTCACTCTGTCATCTCAAGCTTCAAAG GAGAAAATGGTTTGACAGCAGTGTCCTCCATAGCTTCAGTTCCCACCAGGGAGCGAGTGCGTGGTAGAGGGATAAAAGACTGCCCCTACTGTGGCAAAGCTTTCCGCTCTTCACACCATCTCAAAGTGCACCTGAGGGTTCACACAG GTGAGAGACCCTACAAATGCCCCCACTGTGACTATGCAGGTACTCAGTCTGGCTCGCTGAAGTATCACCTGCAGCGGCACCACAGGGAGCAACGCAACGCCTTGTCAGCCGCCTCCAACTCCACCTCCTCTGGTCTCACCTCCACTATCAACAGTCTGACCTCTGGAACCTCTGGCCTGGTCAAGCAGCGCCGATCCCAACTCAACCACTGCCCAGTGAACCGAAGCCCAACAGATGCTCCCACCTCTCGGCCCGGCCAGCAGTCCTGGCTCCTGGGGCTTCCAGACCAGCGGGAGCATCGGAAGGCCTTGGCAGCTCTAAGGGATGTCGACCTGGAGACCCAGTACAGGTATCTGTCTGGGGTGATGGGGGCGCTTTACCAAGGCGGAATGGAAGGAGGCTGGATCAGGGAGTCTCCTCCACCAAAGGCCCCTAAAGTGTCCCGACGTAAGCCCCTTACTACAAGCCGAATGGTGCAGCCATCGAGCGACAAGGACGGACCCGTGGCATCGACTCAAGAGGGCGGATTTGAACCCCTGGATTTGTCTCGTCGCACCTCACCTGGCcttggagggatggaggaggatggaaGCATGAGCATAGGAGAAGTAGGAGGAGGTGGAGACAGCGGAGGGGACAGTTCATCAGGGGTCAAACTGAGCCAGTGTTTGTTCTGCCCTTTCCGTACGTCGTCTGCAGAGCTGATGGCCATGCATCTCCAGGTCAACCACACCAGTAAGTCCAGGCGCAAAAGAGGCTCTTTGACTGTCTTGGAGGACGATGGAGCCCCAAAAGCCACCAAGCCACGGATGGATCATGCCGAGCTCGACCCTCTGACCATTTGGAGGCATGCGAGTGAGGCAGAGTCCCAGGCCCCCCTCGGGGAATGGTCCTCAGCTCAGGCCCAGTCTCTTAATGGTCTCTCTGAGCATACGgcagaacatctggaggacGGTCCCGACCACCCAGACTCCATGGCTTCAGTATCAAAGAATGTAAGAGACAGTCCGACACTCCAAAGGAAGATGGAAGGGGAGAAAGAAGACCAAGAGGAGGAATTTGAAGAGAATTTGGAGAACAGCAGTCTGGAGGATTCGCAAGACCACGATCTGAGGATGTCCCTCGCTCTCTCACCAGCCCTGAGCACAGCAGGCGAGGAGGAAAGGGTCTTAACAGAttag